A single region of the Eleginops maclovinus isolate JMC-PN-2008 ecotype Puerto Natales chromosome 4, JC_Emac_rtc_rv5, whole genome shotgun sequence genome encodes:
- the ctr9 gene encoding LOW QUALITY PROTEIN: RNA polymerase-associated protein CTR9 homolog (The sequence of the model RefSeq protein was modified relative to this genomic sequence to represent the inferred CDS: deleted 1 base in 1 codon): protein MSRGSIEIPLRDTDEVIELDFDQLPEGDEVISILKQEHTQLHIWIALALEYYKQGKTEDFVKLLEAARIDGNLDYRDHEKDQMTCLDTLAAYYVQQARKEKNKDAKKELITQATLLYTMADKIIMYDQNHLLGRACFCLLEGDKMDQADAQFHFVLNQSTNNIPALLGKACISFNKKDYRGALAYYKKALRTNPGCPAEVRLGMGHCFVKLSKLEKARLAFGRALELNSKCVGALVGLAVLELNSKEADSIKNGVQLLSRAYTIDPSNPMVLNHLANHFFFKKDYSKVQHLALHAFHNTEVEAMQAESCYQLARSFHVQEDYDQAFQYYYQATQFASSTFVLPFFGLGQMYVYRRDKENAAQCFEKVLKAYPNNYETMKILGSLYATSDDQDKRDIAKGHLKKVTEQYPDDVEAWIELAQILEQTDIQGALSAYGTATRILQEKVQADVPPEILNNLGALHFRLGNLGEAKKYFLASLERAKAEGEHDEHYYNAISVTTSYNLARLYEAMCEFHEAEKLYKNILREHPNYVDCYLRLGAMARDKGNFYEASDWFKEALQINQDHPDAWSLIGNLHLAKQEWGPGQKKFERILKQPSTQNDTYSMLALGNVWLQTLHQPTRDREKEKRHQDRALAIYKQVLRNDSKNLYAANGIGAVLAHKGFYREARDVFAQVREATADISDVWLNLAHIYVEQKQYISAVQMYENCLKKFYKYQNTEVLLYLARALFKCGKLQDCKQMLLKARHVAPSDTVLMFNVALVLQRLATLVLKDEKSNLKAVLSAVKELELAHRYFSYLSKAGDKMRFDLALAASEARQCSDLLSQAQYHVARARKQDEEEKELRAKQEQERDILRQQMMKEQTDKRNKEVQDQKKLLEQRALYVEKTKNLLTFAEGSKEMAKEKKKGGGGRRKKGGDMDEFVNDDSDEEKELRRKKKRKGGSGSEQEEGEDGEKKSRKKRRKPAKGGDDSDDEEGSSRPKKQRKPKERKRIEKSQPERLPPSLKGKIKSKAIISSSDSSSDEDGLKIAEERQQRDSGSGSDNDGSHRKRIASDSESDGAKNRSGSEAGSPRRSAGSDDSGSDRPVKKRRVQRQSESEQSDNESKKSRSGSDNESRPASPAAASDQGSVAGSDNEGSPRRSDNGSEREASNNDDSD from the exons ATGTCTCGGGGCTCCATCGAAATCCCTTTACGGGACACCGATGAG GTCATCGAGCTTGACTTTGACCAGCTGCCAGAAGGAGACGAGGTCATCAGTATCCTGAAGCAGGAGCATACACAGCTGCACATCTGGATCGCTTTGGCG TTGGAGTACTACAAGCAGGGCAAAACTGAGGATTTTGTCAAGCTTTTAGAAGCAGCTCGTATCGATGGAAATCTTGACTACAGAGACCATGAGAAGGACCAGATGACCTGTCTGGACACATTGGCAGCTTATTATGTCCAGCAAGCAcgtaaagagaaaaacaaagatgccAAGAAAGAGCTCATCACGCAGGCCACCCTGCTGTACACCATGGCAGACAAGATCATCATGTATGATCAG AACCATTTGTTGGGACGAGCCTGTTTCTGCCTGTTGGAAGGAGACAAGATGGACCAGGCCGATGCTCAGTTCCACTTTGTCCTCAACCAGTCCACCAACAACATCCCTGCTTTGCTTG GTAAGGCCTGCATCTCCTTCAATAAAAAGGATTACAGAGGAGCACTGGCTTACTACAAAAAGGCTCTACGTACAAACCCTGGCTGCCCAG CTGAGGTCAGGCTGGGGATGGGACACTGTTTTGTCAAGCTCAGCAAACTGGAGAAGGCTCGTTTGGCATTTGGTCGAGCCCTGGAGctgaattcaaaatgtgttggagctctggTTGGTTTGGCGGTTTTAGAACTCAACAGCAAGGAGGCAGATTCCATCAAGAACGGCGTGCAGCTCCTATCGCGCGCCTACACCATCGACCCCAGCAACCCCATGGTGCTCAACCACCTGGCCAACcactttttcttcaaaaag GATTACAGTAAAGTGCAGCATCTGGCTCTTCACGCTTTCCATAACACAGAGGTTGAGGCCATGCAGGCTGAGAGCTGCTACCAGTTAGCTCGCTCCTTTCACGTGCAG gaGGACTATGACCAAGCTTTTCAGTATTACTACCAGGCCACTCAGTTTGCCTCGTCCACCTTTGTGTTGCCGTTCTTTGGCCTGGGGCAGATGTATGTTTATCGAAGAGACAAAGAGAATGCTGCGCAGTGCTTTGAAAAGGTTTTGAAGGCCTACCCCAACAACTATGAAACTATGAAAATTCTTGGGTCTCTCTATGCAACATCTGACGATCAGGACAAGAGAGACATCGCCAAA GGTCATTTGAAGAAGGTGACGGAGCAGTATCCAGATGACGTGGAGGCGTGGATCGAGCTGGCTCAGATCCTGGAGCAGACCGACATTCAGGGAGCACTGTCTGCATACGGCACGGCCACCCGCATCCTGCAGGAGAAGGTGCAGGCCGACGTGCCTCCCGAGATCCTCAACAACCTCGGGGCTCTTCACTTCAGACTGGGCAACCTAGGCGAAGCAAAG AAATACTTTCTCGCATCTCTCGAGCGGGCCAAAGCTGAGGGGGAGCACGACGAGCATTACTACAACGCCATTTCTGTCACCACCTCCTACAATCTGGCCCGTCTGTATGAGGCAATGTGTGAATTCCACGAGGCTGAGAAACTCTACAAAAACATCCTGAGAGAGCATCCTAACTATGTGGACT GTTATTTGCGTCTCGGAGCGATGGCTCGCGACAAAGGAAATTTCTATGAAGCCTCTGATTGGTTCAAAGAGGCCCTGCAGATCAATCAG GATCACCCTGATGCCTGGTCCCTGATAGGGAACCTCCACTTGGCCAAACAGGAATGGGGTCCGGGTCAGAAGAAGTTTGAGCGTATTCTGAAGCAGCCGTCCACTCAGAACGACACCTACTCCATGCTGGCTCTTGGAAACGTATGGCTGCAGACCCTGCACCAGCCCACCAGAGACCGGGAGAAG GAAAAGAGACACCAGGATCGAGCCCTGGCAATTTACAAACAAGTCCTCCGAAATGACTCTAAAAACCTCTACGCTGCCAATGGAATCG GTGCCGTCCTCGCTCACAAGGGCTTCTACAGAGAGGCTCGTGACGTGTTTGCGCAGGTGAGGGAGGCTACAGCAGACATCAGTGATGTCTGGCTGAATCTAGCTCACATCTATGTGGAGCAGAAGCAGTacatcagcgctgtgcagatg TACGAGAACTGCCTGAAGAAATTTTACAAATATCAGAACACAGAAGTGCTGCTGTACCTTGCGAGGGCGCTCTTCAAATGTGGGAAACTCCAAGATTGCAAGCAGATGCTCCTGAAG GCCCGTCACGTGGCACCCAGCGACACCGTGCTGATGTTCAACGTGGCTTTGGTGCTTCAGAGGCTGGCCACACTCGTGCTGAAAGACGAGAAGAGCAACCTGAAGGCTGTG CTCAGCGCTGTCAAAGAGCTAGAACTGGCTCACAG GTATTTCAGTTACCTCAGCAAGGCTGGCGACAAGATGAGGTTTGACCTTGCTCTCGCTGCCTCTGAGGCCAG GCAGTGCTCTGATCTGCTGAGTCAGGCTCAGTATCACGTGGCGAGAGCCAGAAAacaggatgaggaggagaaggagcttCGCGCCAAACAAGAACAGGAGAGGGACATACTTCGCCAGCAGATGATGAAAGAACAG ACGGATAAGCGCAACAAAGAGGTGCAGGACCAGAAGAAGCTCTTGGAGCAGAGAGCTTTGTACGTGGAGAAGACCAAGAACCTGCTCACCTTTGCAGAGGGGTCAAAGGAAATggccaaagaaaagaaaaagggcgGTGGAGGACGT CGCAAGAAAGGAGGCGACATGGATGAGTTTGTCAACGATGACTCTGACGAGGAGAAAGAActgagaaggaagaagaagagaaagggcGGCAGTGGCAGCGAGCAGGAAGAGGGCGAGGACGGAGAGAAGAAGTCACgcaaaaagaggaggaa ACCTGCTAAAGGAGGCGATGACAGTGATGATGAGGAGGGATCATCACGGCCCAAGAAGCAGCGTAAACCCAAAGAACGCAAGAGGATTGAAAAG tccCAGCCTGAGCGCCTTCCACCGTCTCTCAAAGGAAAGATCAAGTCCAAGGCGATCATCTCCTCTTCTGATTCATCTTCAGATGAGGATGGGCTGAAAATAGCTGAAGAAAG ACAACAAAGAGACAGTGGTTCAGGATCAGATAATGATGGCAGCCACAGGAAGCGCATTGCCTCTGACAGCGAGTCAGATGGAGCTAAAAACCGCTCAGGCAGCGAGGCCGGCAGCCCACGGCGCTCTGCGGGCTCTGACGACTCTGGGAGTGACCGTccagtgaagaagaggagggtgcAGCGACAGTCTGAATCAGAGCAGTCTGACAATGAAAGCAAGAAGAGTCGGTCAGGATCTGACAACGAGTCCCGGCCGGCTTCGCCCGCCGCAGCGTCTGACCAAGGATCTGTAGCGGGATCTGATAACGAGGGCTCCCCGCGCCGCTCGGACAACGGCTCTGAACGTGAAGCCTCCAACAATGACGACAGCGATTAA
- the LOC134862876 gene encoding inositol 1,4,5-triphosphate receptor associated 2-like, which produces MSDGNDAGSGTRDVLEDNNDTGGFSEHELLDIMYNACNTSNTGEVLASTILQYLQTMTTQSPEQDRLAALRLLLDPDCQDPHVSRETFHSIMREWIAQCSQDSSDLDSTQVSWPDSSKGPVNGLDFSGASPESHQCPCDGTDLLGTVTELKHAHRKLSEQNSSLLRTVAQCEDVNLQLSLEVTELRSKLTSAQRSAVRARSQTEELEETRRAFKEAQERASRTQSSCTKLSNEIECLKVHIRRLEDKSEKLTFERTCSEDSLNKLRKANTELRAELEETLVMLTLRDREIAKKDLLMDKMKNCHVENHNMIEVLQSEMVKLQNHSHQVLLRYERHCISSQTLYSRDPPNHRSLQSEMHDMQQQQHHRALDNISLQSLQTHSDDIQSIIHKIKSAEITHLLHNKTLPL; this is translated from the exons ATGTCTGATGGCAATGATG CTGGCAGTGGGACAAGGGATGTGCTCGAGGACAATAACGACACAGGTGGATTCTCTGAACATGAACTCCTTGACATCATGTATAATGCATGTAACACCTCCAACACAG GCGAGGTGTTGGCCTCCACCATTCTGCAGTACCTGCAGACCATGACCACTCAAAGTCCGGAGCAGGACAGACTGGCGGCCCTGCGACTGCTGCTCGACCCAGACTGTCAGGACCCTCATGTGAGCAGAGAGACTTTCCACTCCATCATGAGGGAGTGGATCGCACAGTGCAGCCAGGACAG TTCTGATTTGGACAGCACTCAGGTATCTTGGCCGGACTCCTCTAAAGGGCCCGTAAATG GACTGGATTTCTCTGGTGCTTCTCCAGAAAGCCACCAGTGTCCATG TGATGGAACAGACCTGTTGGGCACAGTGACTGAACTGAAGCACGCTCACAGAAAGCTGAGTGAACAGAACAGCAGCCTGCTGAGGACTGTGGCTCAGTGTGAAGACGTCaacctgcagctctctctggaGGTCACTGAGCTGAGATCAAAGCTGACCAG TGCTCAACGGTCAGCAGTGAGGGCCAGATCCCAGACAGAAGAACTGGAGGAAACCCGCCGTGCGTTTAAAGAGGCTCAGGAGAGAGCCAGCCGCACACAGAGCAGCTGCACCAAACTG AGCAATGAGATTGAATGCCTGAAGGTTCACATTAGGAGGCTTGAAGACAAG AGTGAGAAACTGACCTTTGAAAGAACATGTTCTGAAGATAGTCTCAACAAACTCAGGAAGGCCAACACTGAGCTGAGG GCCGAGCTTGAGGAAACCCTGGTTATGTTGAcgctgagagacagagaaattGCAAAG AAAGACCTTCTCATGGATAAGATGAAGAACTGTCATGTGGAGAATCACAACATGATTGAG GTCCTGCAGTCAGAGATGGTTAAGTTACAGAACCATTCACACCAAGTTCTTCTGAG GTATGAGAGACACTGTATCAGTTCTCAGACTCTCTACAGCCGAGATCCTCCAAACCACCGCTCTCTTCAGAGCGAGATGCACGATATGCAGCAG cagcagcatcacagaGCTCTGGACAACATAAGCCTCCagtctctgcaaacacacagcgaTGATATTCAGAGCATCATCCACAAGATCAAGTCTGCTGAAATTACTCATCTTCTGCACAATAA GACTCTGCCCCTGTAG